The Nostoc sp. PCC 7120 = FACHB-418 genome has a window encoding:
- a CDS encoding TrbI/VirB10 family protein, with amino-acid sequence MSSQVADNPNSEATPKTDNRSQEFAQMNGAEMKADSTKSAESTVNALQSEPEEVVTTRPVAGHPLLKGLTISGGVLLLVLSFATMIGTLTGALNSSSNNQSEQNTKTTPEVKPDTEENEKGELKTAIAITSQKGELQAISKKDHGDVSPTPSPTTIPTTTAVTVRTQPIPRQSTTYQVPPPPAPVTRPSRSYQAAYIPRQSFSPAPISAPPAPQPKPVTVRPNVSSSQPLPLVRTTPKDPMQEWLAAANVGNYSSSDSSNGESNYEQPDLKNAQVEGGTGVRPVNASYPNQDSSQPPINYDGKRVLVGTRAAGVMETPIAWVGSSVSNQQEGQTSLIRLSQPLKAFDGEEVLPKGAYIVAVVNPTNSEIAQMTAVAALVNSGGTTQERQLPANSILVLGKNGNLLKAQSRKGGDNLGSSLMASLLSGLSKVAEIQNRANSETTISSLGTTTTTTNNGEKDLVAGFAQGSINEILDRMKNSNERQIQGLQQQQQVFVIEAGQQVQVFVNQSISI; translated from the coding sequence ATGTCCAGTCAGGTTGCAGATAATCCAAATTCAGAAGCTACCCCCAAGACGGACAATCGTAGCCAAGAATTTGCACAGATGAATGGCGCAGAGATGAAAGCTGATTCAACAAAATCAGCAGAATCAACAGTCAATGCACTACAAAGTGAGCCAGAGGAAGTTGTTACTACTCGTCCAGTAGCTGGACATCCTTTATTAAAAGGACTAACAATCTCCGGTGGAGTGTTACTGTTAGTTCTCAGTTTTGCAACGATGATTGGCACATTAACAGGAGCTTTAAATTCATCCAGTAATAATCAAAGTGAACAAAACACAAAAACTACTCCAGAGGTGAAACCAGACACCGAAGAAAATGAGAAAGGAGAGCTAAAAACAGCAATAGCTATCACTTCCCAAAAAGGTGAATTGCAAGCCATTAGTAAAAAAGATCATGGGGATGTATCACCTACTCCATCACCAACAACCATCCCTACAACTACTGCCGTTACTGTGAGAACTCAGCCAATACCAAGGCAATCAACAACTTACCAAGTGCCACCGCCCCCTGCTCCCGTAACCAGACCAAGTAGAAGCTATCAGGCTGCTTATATACCTAGACAGTCGTTTTCTCCTGCCCCTATCTCTGCACCCCCCGCGCCTCAGCCGAAACCTGTAACCGTCAGACCTAACGTTAGCAGTTCCCAGCCATTACCTTTGGTGAGAACCACCCCCAAAGACCCGATGCAGGAATGGTTAGCAGCAGCAAATGTAGGAAATTACTCCTCTAGCGACTCTAGTAATGGTGAATCAAACTATGAACAACCAGATTTAAAAAATGCCCAAGTAGAGGGAGGCACAGGAGTTAGACCAGTAAATGCTTCTTACCCAAATCAAGATTCCTCTCAACCACCAATTAATTATGATGGCAAACGGGTACTAGTGGGGACTCGTGCCGCCGGGGTGATGGAAACTCCTATTGCTTGGGTAGGTAGTAGTGTCAGTAATCAGCAGGAAGGGCAGACTTCTTTAATTAGGCTCTCCCAACCCTTGAAAGCATTTGATGGAGAAGAAGTGTTACCCAAAGGTGCTTATATTGTCGCTGTTGTTAACCCAACGAATTCAGAAATAGCCCAAATGACGGCGGTAGCTGCACTGGTTAATAGTGGTGGCACAACACAAGAAAGACAATTGCCAGCAAATTCTATTTTGGTATTAGGTAAAAACGGCAATTTACTAAAAGCCCAATCGCGTAAAGGTGGGGATAATTTAGGTTCTTCACTGATGGCATCCTTGCTATCTGGTTTATCTAAGGTAGCGGAAATTCAAAATCGAGCTAATTCAGAGACAACAATTAGTTCATTAGGTACGACCACTACCACTACAAATAACGGTGAAAAAGATTTAGTAGCAGGTTTTGCTCAAGGTAGTATCAATGAAATTTTAGACAGGATGAAAAACTCAAACGAGCGGCAAATACAAGGGCTACAGCAGCAACAACAAGTCTTTGTAATTGAAGCAGGACAGCAAGTACAAGTTTTTGTAAATCAGTCTATTTCGATATGA
- a CDS encoding type IV secretion system protein, whose protein sequence is MLNNLTNFLYLLAVTGDTNAEDIVDGAINGSRMVVSSFNQDWQDLASGNSEVFKAVVAVSALCGVVFVSFWSLSWYSRLTQEGFSNEVINEMVYPLLICLMLTVNNGQLLASTSLMFRNVAVGLNDKVLSITRNGITLRDAIRTANMDQAFALSAQAQMQECVQKPTEAKDEQGNITNPQDICKEEKIKQIKKNAQEYKEKYGLPSYSNSWNPLDIAGQTINSMVQALSWIIFSGLQAAFQYVVQVAFLLNAYIAPIFLVLSLFPFGAKPIYAWVSGWLSLTLVLMSYSIVCGIAASAIVNASNNNPLFLQLVQAILSPILALAIGSGGGMAAFSCFSSSGRLVSGRVFR, encoded by the coding sequence ATGCTAAATAATTTAACTAATTTCTTGTATTTACTAGCAGTGACCGGAGATACCAATGCAGAAGATATAGTAGATGGAGCTATTAACGGCTCTCGCATGGTTGTATCTTCATTTAATCAAGATTGGCAAGATTTAGCGAGTGGAAATAGTGAAGTTTTCAAAGCAGTAGTAGCTGTATCTGCTTTATGTGGAGTTGTATTTGTTTCCTTCTGGTCGTTAAGTTGGTATTCTAGGTTAACTCAGGAAGGATTTAGTAATGAAGTCATAAACGAGATGGTCTATCCATTATTAATCTGTTTAATGTTGACAGTTAATAATGGACAATTACTAGCGAGTACATCTCTAATGTTTCGTAATGTAGCAGTTGGTTTAAATGACAAAGTATTAAGTATTACGCGAAATGGCATTACTTTAAGAGATGCTATTCGTACTGCAAATATGGATCAGGCATTTGCACTTTCAGCCCAAGCACAAATGCAGGAGTGTGTACAGAAACCTACAGAAGCAAAAGATGAACAAGGGAACATAACAAATCCACAAGATATTTGTAAAGAAGAGAAAATCAAGCAAATCAAAAAAAATGCCCAAGAGTATAAAGAAAAATATGGATTACCTTCCTATTCAAATAGCTGGAATCCATTAGATATAGCTGGGCAGACTATTAATTCAATGGTACAAGCCTTGTCATGGATTATATTTAGTGGTTTACAAGCAGCCTTTCAATATGTGGTTCAAGTAGCATTCCTACTAAATGCTTACATTGCCCCTATCTTTTTAGTACTGTCACTTTTCCCCTTTGGAGCTAAACCAATCTATGCTTGGGTTTCAGGATGGTTATCACTGACTTTAGTATTAATGTCATACTCCATTGTTTGTGGAATTGCTGCCAGCGCAATAGTGAATGCTAGTAATAATAATCCCTTGTTCTTACAGCTAGTACAAGCAATTTTATCTCCAATTCTGGCATTAGCAATTGGTTCTGGAGGAGGGATGGCGGCTTTTTCCTGTTTCTCTAGTAGTGGCAGGCTAGTCTCAGGGAGGGTATTCAGATGA